One region of Citrus sinensis cultivar Valencia sweet orange chromosome 6, DVS_A1.0, whole genome shotgun sequence genomic DNA includes:
- the LOC102630960 gene encoding cation/H(+) antiporter 20-like: MLPPNITSIKTSSDGVWQGDNPLNFAFPLLIIQTTLVLLTSHCLAVLIKPLRQPKVIAEILGGILLGPSALGRNKEYLHLVFPSWSTPILESLASVGLLFFLFLVGLELDLSSIRQNGKSAFKIALAGITLPFLFGAGVSLFLQKAVHGENKVGYGQFIIFMGVSLSITAFPVLARILADLKLLTTQVGQTAMASAAFNDVAAWILLALAVALAGKGSGAESHHQSSLISIWVLISGVAFVAFMLIVVRPIMDWVARQCSSDNVLVDDVYICLTLVGVMVSGFLTDLIGIHAIFGAFVFGLTIPKGSEFAVRLMKKIQDFVSGLLLPLYFASSGLKTDVAKIRGIEAWGLLVLVISMACAGKILGTFVMALLCMIPVRESLALGVLMNTKGLVELIVLNIGREKKVLNDEMFAILVLMALFTTFMTTPMVMAIYKTFRPLTPQNQRGLERQLPAAKDSKDEFRIQACVHGPENVPSLIKLTELMRTTEKSTLKLYVMRLVELTDRSSSILMVQKTRKNGVPFINRFRQGMSHDQIVTSFEAYKQLRRVTIRHSTAISALSTMHEDIFHVAEAKRVAMIVLPFHKQWRREGEEEIARVCHGWREVNRTVLQNAPCSVAVLVDRGFGFGSDQTVAEPAATALKRVCIIFFGGPDDRRALDLGGRMAENPGGKVTLVRFIGQASRAATSSIAERPTSDISTENGNSFSRERELDEAAVDDFMRKWGGSVEYEEKVMANVKDEVLKIGQIRDYELVVVGKGRFPSTIEAELADHQPENVGLGLIGNILASSDHGIFASVLVIQQHNAADINEAIV, encoded by the exons ggtGGAATTTTGCTTGGCCCATCAGCTCTAGGAAGAAACAAAGAGTATTTGCACCTAGTGTTTCCTTCATGGAGCACTCCCATACTTGAATCATTAGCAAGCGTTGGCCtactcttctttcttttccttgtaGGCCTTGAGCTCGACTTGAGCTCAATCCGCCAGAACGGCAAAAGCGCTTTTAAAATAGCACTTGCAGGAATCACACTCCCCTTCCTCTTCGGAGCTGGAGTCTCTTTATTTCTCCAAAAAGCCGTCCACGGAGAGAACAAAGTAGGCTACGGtcaattcatcatcttcatgGGCGTATCCCTTTCCATCACAGCTTTCCCTGTACTTGCCCGCATTTTAGCAGATCTCAAACTCCTAACCACCCAAGTGGGTCAAACCGCCATGGCCTCAGCAGCCTTCAACGACGTTGCTGCATGGATTCTTTTAGCCCTAGCGGTTGCCCTGGCCGGCAAAGGCTCTGGCGCAGAATCCCATCATCAGAGCTCATTAATATCCATCTGGGTTCTCATTTCCGGAGTCGCCTTTGTAGCTTTCATGCTAATTGTTGTACGTCCTATTATGGACTGGGTTGCTCGCCAATGCTCATCTGATAATGTTTTAGTTGATGATGTGTACATTTGTTTAACTCTAGTTGGTGTTATGGTGTCAGGGTTTTTAACTGACCTTATAGGGATCCATGCAATATTTGGTGCTTTTGTTTTCGGGCTGACGATTCCGAAAGGTAGCGAATTTGCTGTGAGACTGATGAAGAAGATTCAGGATTTTGTGTCAGGTTTGCTCTTGCCGCTTTACTTTGCATCAAGCGGGCTAAAAACTGACGTGGCGAAGATCCGGGGCATCGAGGCGTGGGGACTATTGGTTTTGGTTATATCAATGGCGTGTGCTGGGAAGATTTTGGGAACTTTTGTAATGGCTCTGCTGTGTATGATTCCAGTGAGAGAGTCTTTAGCGCTTGGAGTTTTAATGAATACTAAGGGCTTGGTGGAGCTTATTGTTCTTAACATTGGCAGGGAGAAGAAG GTTTTAAACGATGAGATGTTTGCTATTTTGGTCCTGATGGCGCTCTTCACAACTTTCATGACAACTCCAATGGTAATGGCCATCTACAAAACCTTTCGTCCACTCACTCCTCAAAATCAACGAGGATTAGAGCGACAATTGCCTGCTGCCAAGGACTCAAAAGATGAATTTCGAATCCAAGCATGCGTACATGGTCCTGAAAATGTGCCTTCACTCATCAAGCTCACAGAATTAATGAGGACTACCGAGAAATCGACACTCAAACTTTATGTCATGCGACTTGTTGAACTCACTGATCGCTCGTCTTCCATCCTTATGGTTCAAAAAACTCGAAAGAATGGCGTTCCATTCATTAATCGGTTCCGCCAAGGCATGTCACATGATCAAATTGTCACCTCATTTGAAGCATACAAACAGCTGCGAAGAGTGACTATTCGTCATTCAACAGCAATCTCGGCACTGTCCACCATGCATGAGGATATCTTTCATGTCGCGGAGGCGAAGAGGGTGGCAATGATTGTCTTACCCTTCCATAAACAATGGAGAAGGGAGGGTGAAGAGGAGATAGCTAGGGTTTGCCACGGCTGGAGAGAGGTCAATCGGACGGTGCTACAGAATGCACCATGCTCGGTGGCTGTGCTTGTGGACCGTGGATTCGGCTTTGGATCTGATCAGACGGTGGCAGAACCAGCTGCTACCGCGCTGAAAAGGGTATGCATTATATTCTTCGGGGGACCAGATGATCGCAGAGCTCTGGATTTAGGTGGAAGGATGGCAGAAAACCCAGGAGGTAAGGTGACTCTCGTAAGGTTCATCGGTCAAGCTAGTAGGGCGGCAACCAGCAGCATTGCTGAGAGGCCAACATCAGACATAAGTACAGAGAATGGCAATAGCTTCTCAAGAGAGAGGGAGCTGGATGAGGCTGCGGTGGACGACTTCATGAGGAAGTGGGGTGGATCGGTGGAGTATGAAGAGAAGGTGATGGCCAACGTGAAAGACGAAGTGCTAAAGATAGGGCAAATTAGGGATTATGAGCTTGTTGTAGTTGGGAAAGGAAGGTTCCCATCAACTATCGAGGCAGAGCTTGCAGACCATCAGCCTGAAAATGTGGGTTTGGGACTGATCGGAAACATTTTGGCTTCATCAGATCATGGCATTTTTGCATCTGTGCTTGTGATCCAACAACATAATGCAGCTGACATAAATGAGGCTATTGTGTAA